The following are from one region of the Actinomycetota bacterium genome:
- a CDS encoding ABC transporter ATP-binding protein, translating into MTRALGLTLDAVVKHYTTPAGVVRAVDGIWLDVEAGTSLAITGPSGCGKSTLLGLIGGLEPPTAGRVLIGGQEVSRMPGDQRARLRRAELGLVFQSDNLLPFLTAVENVGLQLALHGSDPEGYARGLELLAELGLGDERDKLPDQLSGGQRQRVAVARALVHRPRLILADEPTGELDEVNSGAVLDLLLGAQRGAGTTLVVVTHDAAVARRLDRTLILRDGRFVE; encoded by the coding sequence GTGACGCGCGCCCTAGGACTCACCCTCGATGCGGTCGTCAAGCACTACACGACGCCCGCCGGTGTCGTCCGCGCGGTCGACGGGATCTGGCTCGACGTGGAGGCCGGCACCAGCCTCGCCATCACCGGTCCGAGTGGTTGCGGGAAGTCGACCCTGCTCGGCCTGATCGGTGGCCTCGAGCCTCCGACCGCCGGCCGCGTGCTGATCGGCGGACAGGAGGTCTCGCGCATGCCGGGTGACCAGCGGGCCCGCCTGCGCCGGGCCGAGCTCGGGCTCGTCTTCCAATCCGACAACCTGCTGCCCTTCCTCACCGCGGTCGAGAACGTCGGCCTACAGCTCGCCCTGCACGGCTCCGATCCCGAGGGGTACGCGCGCGGCCTCGAGCTGCTCGCCGAGCTGGGCCTCGGGGACGAGCGCGACAAGCTCCCCGACCAGCTCTCCGGCGGACAGCGTCAGCGGGTCGCGGTCGCGCGTGCCCTCGTCCACCGGCCGCGCCTGATCCTCGCGGACGAGCCCACGGGTGAGCTGGACGAGGTCAACTCCGGGGCCGTTCTCGATCTTCTGCTGGGCGCACAGCGTGGAGCCGGGACGACGTTGGTCGTCGTCACCCACGACGCCGCGGTGGCCCGGCGGCTCGACCGGACCCTCATCCTTCGTGACGGCCGGTTCGTCGAGTAG
- a CDS encoding ABC transporter ATP-binding protein: MSVRAPTVVALVRVDEVSKTYREGPAVTRVLHGASLELARGETTSLVGASGSGKSTLLGLIAGLMVPESGRVVFDGQDITELDDTDRARLRAGRIGIMLQSDNLIPFLTAAENVELAVELGGGGRAGARARDVLSELGLADRLHHLPRRLSGGEAQRVSVAVALANDPDLLLADEVTGELDSANAEQVMEVISHASRDRGLTVLFVTHSRDLAARAAHRLRLENGCVS; encoded by the coding sequence CTGAGCGTTCGAGCCCCGACGGTGGTGGCCCTGGTGCGGGTGGACGAGGTCTCGAAGACCTATCGAGAGGGCCCGGCCGTCACGCGTGTGCTCCACGGCGCGAGCCTGGAGCTCGCGCGGGGCGAGACGACGAGCCTCGTCGGCGCGTCGGGCAGCGGGAAGTCGACGCTGCTCGGCCTGATCGCGGGCCTGATGGTCCCCGAATCGGGTCGCGTCGTCTTCGACGGGCAGGACATCACCGAGCTCGACGACACCGATCGCGCCCGGCTCCGCGCCGGGCGCATCGGGATCATGCTCCAGAGCGACAACCTGATCCCCTTCCTCACCGCGGCGGAGAACGTGGAGCTCGCGGTCGAGCTCGGAGGCGGCGGGCGGGCCGGGGCCCGGGCGAGGGACGTCCTGTCGGAGCTCGGCCTCGCCGACCGGCTCCACCATCTGCCGCGCCGCCTGTCGGGCGGCGAGGCGCAGCGCGTCTCCGTGGCGGTGGCCCTCGCGAACGATCCGGACCTGCTTCTCGCGGACGAGGTGACCGGCGAGCTCGACTCTGCGAACGCGGAGCAGGTCATGGAGGTCATCTCTCACGCGTCGCGGGATCGGGGCCTGACCGTGTTGTTCGTGACCCACAGCCGCGACCTGGCCGCCCGCGCCGCCCACCGGTTGCGTCTCGAGAACGGCTGTGTCTCTTGA
- a CDS encoding ABC transporter substrate-binding protein yields the protein MPTGRDEQPGARGAALLAALLLGGQLLAACGGEAGAGTRPTINFYIYPDNSGAVQQAVDTCTKSSGGRYVIKYQKLPTGADGQRQQMVRRLAARDSAMDVLGLDVTWAPEFAGAGWIREWTGANKAQAMEGTLKGPLETASYKGKLYGAPYNSNTQLLWYRSDLVPTPPATWDEMIDMSIALAKQGKPHYIEIQGNQYEGITVWFNTLLASAGGSVLTADGKRASLGPPAVKALTVMQRLATSQAADPSLSVQMENDNRLAMESGTAAFELNYPFVYPSMKSNQPRLFKNFRWAPYPAVIAGQPAHVTIGGINLAVSKYSSHPDEAFQAALCLRNRANQKVGAVKGGVPPSISDLYDDPSLQADYPFRKDIQASLATAAVRPLTPAYQNLSIVISHAVSPPASIKPQSTEKKMASQLKDALVSKGLIP from the coding sequence ATGCCCACCGGACGGGACGAGCAGCCCGGCGCTCGCGGTGCCGCCCTGTTGGCCGCGCTGCTGCTGGGGGGGCAACTGCTCGCTGCGTGCGGAGGCGAGGCCGGCGCAGGCACGCGGCCGACCATCAACTTCTACATCTATCCCGACAACTCCGGGGCGGTGCAGCAGGCGGTGGACACCTGCACCAAGAGCAGCGGCGGCCGCTACGTCATCAAGTACCAGAAGCTCCCCACCGGCGCCGACGGTCAGCGCCAGCAGATGGTTCGGCGGCTGGCGGCGCGGGATAGCGCGATGGACGTGCTCGGCCTCGACGTGACGTGGGCGCCCGAGTTCGCCGGGGCGGGCTGGATCCGGGAATGGACGGGCGCCAACAAGGCGCAGGCGATGGAGGGCACGCTCAAGGGCCCCCTCGAGACGGCGAGCTACAAGGGCAAGCTCTACGGCGCCCCGTACAACAGCAACACGCAGCTGCTGTGGTACCGCTCCGACCTGGTGCCGACGCCACCGGCGACATGGGACGAGATGATCGACATGTCGATCGCCCTCGCCAAGCAGGGCAAGCCGCACTACATCGAGATACAGGGCAACCAGTACGAAGGCATCACCGTGTGGTTCAACACGCTGCTCGCGAGCGCGGGCGGGAGCGTGCTCACCGCGGACGGCAAGCGCGCCTCGCTCGGCCCGCCGGCCGTCAAGGCGCTGACGGTCATGCAGCGCCTGGCCACCTCGCAGGCCGCGGACCCGTCGTTGTCCGTCCAAATGGAGAACGACAACCGGTTGGCAATGGAGAGCGGGACGGCCGCCTTCGAGCTCAACTACCCGTTCGTGTACCCGTCGATGAAATCGAACCAGCCGCGCCTGTTCAAGAACTTCAGGTGGGCGCCGTATCCGGCGGTCATCGCCGGACAACCCGCTCACGTCACCATCGGCGGCATCAACCTGGCGGTCAGCAAGTACTCGAGCCACCCGGACGAAGCCTTTCAGGCGGCGCTCTGCCTCCGGAACCGCGCGAATCAGAAGGTCGGCGCGGTCAAGGGCGGTGTCCCGCCGTCGATCTCCGACCTGTACGACGACCCCTCGCTGCAGGCGGACTACCCGTTCCGCAAGGACATCCAGGCTTCGCTCGCCACTGCCGCGGTGCGACCGCTGACGCCCGCGTACCAGAACCTCTCGATCGTCATCTCGCACGCGGTGTCGCCGCCCGCCAGCATCAAACCGCAGAGCACGGAGAAGAAGATGGCCAGCCAGCTGAAGGACGCGCTCGTGTCGAAGG